A portion of the Lolium rigidum isolate FL_2022 chromosome 1, APGP_CSIRO_Lrig_0.1, whole genome shotgun sequence genome contains these proteins:
- the LOC124707956 gene encoding uncharacterized protein LOC124707956, with protein MDELRRAQATPLSAAPSAARRPPPSAARRPPATTQRRPPSTSMSCPRRPRVPAAARRRPPPPSIARRRTAPPSAAQRCLPPPMAAQRRVASVFPTVDAKKLRHSATPTDPVSKVLDDDDLLMEIMVLLGFPTCLVRVALVCTRWFYHASDPAFLCRFRKLHPPCLLGFYVDTWTTKAPHFVPMVPHPPELESVFRHARFVLEGSVVDIRNGIVLVGSSQSGANYYPLCPERGMSSLPRFRGHHAPEGNVDMVGKLVLGEGVGLSYCYVAVKYTEERMKSIVHVYALQDGVWCMHTSAVTDLACEPSRRPLLVGNKIYILALSSDILVLDLATLRFSTFNRPQGLIVSGKRRRPLLSRADDHLGVYLINLNEFQLCIWLYKGDKCLLVDIVFLREILADLRMSDDTLKDEHIASLRLSQVGDNAEFALLKIGRSVLHLDIKCRTLRKVYAMTSDDCSFNRLHPLTMIWPPKFPVIRADTASRSPSVLQQATVLLQVLL; from the exons ATGGACGAGCTCCGCCGCGCCCAGGCCACGCCGCTGTCGGCCGCGCCCTCCGCTgcacgccggccgccgccctccgcTGCACGCCGGCCGCCCGCCACCACCCAGCGCCGTCCGCCCAGCACGTCCATGTCGTGCCCTCGCAGACCTCGCgttccggccgccgcccgccgccgcccgccaccgcCCAGCATCGCCCGCCGCCGCACAGCGCCGCCCTCCGCCGCGCAGCGCTGCCTGCCGCCGCCCATGGCCGCCCAACGCCG GGTCGCTTCAGTTTTCCCCACTGTGGATGCCAAGAAGCTGCGGCATTCTGCGACGCCGACGGACCCCGTCTCCAAGGTGCTTGATGACGACGACCTCCTCATGGAGATCATGGTCCTCCTTGGCTTCCCCACATGCCTTGTCCGTGTGGCCCTTGTCTGCACGCGCTGGTTCTACCACGCCTCTGACCCCGCCTTCCTCTGTCGGTTCCGCAAGCTCCACCCGCCTTGCCTCCTTGGCTTCTACGTCGATACCTGGACCACGAAAGCCCCACACTTTGTGCCGATGGTGCCGCACCCCCCAGAGCTCGAGTCAGTCTTCCGTCATGCAAGATTTGTACTAGAGGGCTCTGTCGTGGATATCCGGAACGGCATTGTCCTTGTCGGATCATCACAATCTGGAGCTAACTACTACCCATTGTGCCCCGAGAGAGGAATGTCTAGCCTCCCGCGGTTCCGAGGACACCATGCCCCGGAAGGCAATgtggacatggtgggaaaactcgTCCTCGGAGAAGGTGTTGGCCTCTCCTACTGTTATGTTGCGGTCAAGTATACcgaggaaagaatgaaatctattGTGCACGTGTACGCATTACAAGATGGTGTCTGGTGCATGCATACCTCGGCCGTGACAGATCTCGCTTGTGAGCCATCACGTAGACCTTTGCTCGTTGGTAATAAAATATATATATTGGCCTTGTCGAGCGACATTCTTGTCTTGGATTTGGCGACATTAAGGTTCTCCACATTTAATCGCCCACAAGGGTTGATTGTTAGTGGCAAACGCAGAAGACCATTGTTGTCACGGGCTGATGATCATTTGGGTGTATATCTCATCAATTTGAATGAGTTTCAGCTATGCATCTGGCTCTACAAAGGGGACAAATGTTTGCTGGTGGATATTGTTTTTTTGCGTGAGATTCTTGCTGATTTGAGGATGTCAGATGACACGCTTAAGGATGAGCATATTGCTAGTCTGCGACTAAGCCAGGTGGGAGACAATGCTGAGTTTGCTTTATTAAAGATCGGTCGATCCGTACTCCATCTAGATATCAAGTGCAGGACGTTGCGTAAAGTATATGCTATGACAAGTGATGATTGTAGTTTCAATCGTTTACATCCTTTAACGATGATATGGCCTCCCAAATTTCCGGTGATCAGGGCTGATACTGCAAG CCGCAGCCCATCAGTGTTGCAACAGGCCACTGTCCTCCTACAAGTTCTGTTGTAG